One part of the Arabidopsis thaliana chromosome 1 sequence genome encodes these proteins:
- the BCA6 gene encoding beta carbonic anhydrase 6 (beta carbonic anhydrase 6 (BCA6); FUNCTIONS IN: carbonate dehydratase activity, zinc ion binding; INVOLVED IN: carbon utilization; LOCATED IN: mitochondrion; EXPRESSED IN: 23 plant structures; EXPRESSED DURING: 13 growth stages; CONTAINS InterPro DOMAIN/s: Carbonic anhydrase, prokaryotic-like, conserved site (InterPro:IPR015892), Carbonic anhydrase (InterPro:IPR001765); BEST Arabidopsis thaliana protein match is: beta carbonic anhydrase 5 (TAIR:AT4G33580.1); Has 5006 Blast hits to 4991 proteins in 1499 species: Archae - 55; Bacteria - 3848; Metazoa - 56; Fungi - 209; Plants - 346; Viruses - 0; Other Eukaryotes - 492 (source: NCBI BLink).): protein MAFTLGGRARRLVSATSVHQNGCLHKLQQIGSDRFQLGEAKAIRLLPRRTNMVQELGIREEFMDLNRETETSYDFLDEMRHRFLKFKRQKYLPEIEKFKALAIAQSPKVMVIGCADSRVCPSYVLGFQPGEAFTIRNVANLVTPVQNGPTETNSALEFAVTTLQVENIIVMGHSNCGGIAALMSHQNHQGQHSSLVERWVMNGKAAKLRTQLASSHLSFDEQCRNCEKESIKDSVMNLITYSWIRDRVKRDREIWS from the exons ATGGCGTTTACACTAG GTGGAAGAGCTCGTCGTCTAGTCTCTGCAACATCAGTTCATCAAAATGGTTGCTTACACAAA CTGCAACAAATTGGATCGGATCGGTTTCAGCTTGGTGAAGCAAAAGCAATAAGATTACTACCCAG GAGAACAAACATGGTTCAAGAATTAGGAATCAGGGAAGAATTTATGGATctaaacagagaaacagagacaagTTATGATTTTCTGGATGAAATGAGACACAGATTTCTGAAATTCAAGAGACAAAAGTATCT ACCGGAGATAGAAAAGTTTAAAGCTTTGGCCATAGCTCAATCACCAAAG GTAATGGTGATAGGATGTGCAGATTCAAGGGTATGTCCATCTTATGTACTAGGATTTCAACCTGGTGAAGCTTTTACTATCCGAAATGTCGCCAATCTCGTTACCCCGGTTCAG AATGGACCAACAGAAACCAACTCGGCTCTTGAGTTTGCGGTCACCACTCTTCAG GTTGAGAACATTATAGTTATGGGTCATAGCAATTGTGGAGGAATTGCAGCACTTATGAGTCATCAAAACCACCAAGGGCAACACTCTAg TTTAGTAGAAAGGTGGGTTATGAATGGGAAAGCCGCTAAGTTAAGAACACAATTAGCTTCATCACATTTATCCTTTGATGAACAATGCAGAAACTGTGAGAAG GAATCTATAAAGGATTCTGTGATGAATTTGATAACTTATTCATGGATAAGAGATAGAGTAAAGAGAG
- the BCA6 gene encoding beta carbonic anhydrase 6, which translates to MAFTLGGRARRLVSATSVHQNGCLHKLQQIGSDRFQLGEAKAIRLLPRRTNMVQELGIREEFMDLNRETETSYDFLDEMRHRFLKFKRQKYLPEIEKFKALAIAQSPKVMVIGCADSRVCPSYVLGFQPGEAFTIRNVANLVTPVQNGPTETNSALEFAVTTLQVENIIVMGHSNCGGIAALMSHQNHQGQHSSLVERWVMNGKAAKLRTQLASSHLSFDEQCRNCEKVTNSKHLFILRSLIPEADLCVCVCVCVFSCVGVGIYKGFCDEFDNLFMDKR; encoded by the exons ATGGCGTTTACACTAG GTGGAAGAGCTCGTCGTCTAGTCTCTGCAACATCAGTTCATCAAAATGGTTGCTTACACAAA CTGCAACAAATTGGATCGGATCGGTTTCAGCTTGGTGAAGCAAAAGCAATAAGATTACTACCCAG GAGAACAAACATGGTTCAAGAATTAGGAATCAGGGAAGAATTTATGGATctaaacagagaaacagagacaagTTATGATTTTCTGGATGAAATGAGACACAGATTTCTGAAATTCAAGAGACAAAAGTATCT ACCGGAGATAGAAAAGTTTAAAGCTTTGGCCATAGCTCAATCACCAAAG GTAATGGTGATAGGATGTGCAGATTCAAGGGTATGTCCATCTTATGTACTAGGATTTCAACCTGGTGAAGCTTTTACTATCCGAAATGTCGCCAATCTCGTTACCCCGGTTCAG AATGGACCAACAGAAACCAACTCGGCTCTTGAGTTTGCGGTCACCACTCTTCAG GTTGAGAACATTATAGTTATGGGTCATAGCAATTGTGGAGGAATTGCAGCACTTATGAGTCATCAAAACCACCAAGGGCAACACTCTAg TTTAGTAGAAAGGTGGGTTATGAATGGGAAAGCCGCTAAGTTAAGAACACAATTAGCTTCATCACATTTATCCTTTGATGAACAATGCAGAAACTGTGAGAAGGTAACTAATTCCAAACATCTTTTTATTCTTAGGTCTCTTATACCTGAAGCtgatttgtgtgtgtgtgtgtgtgtgtgtgttttttcttgtgttggGGTAGGAATCTATAAAGGATTCTGTGATGAATTTGATAACTTATTCATGGATAAGAGATAG